Within Primulina tabacum isolate GXHZ01 chromosome 5, ASM2559414v2, whole genome shotgun sequence, the genomic segment GTATGCGCATATCAGAGCCCGTATTGATGTTACAAAACCTTTAAAAAAAGCCATCAGCGTGTCTGTCAATAAGGACTCGGAGAGTATTTTTGTCATCTTGGCCTATGAGTTCCTTCTTTTTGTTATAATTGTGGCTGCTTAGGTCACCTTTTTAAGGACTGCGAGGTGGCTCCGGCTGCGAATGGGAAGCTGGCTTATGGGGATTGGCTCCGGGCGACTAATTCTCGAGGAGGGGATAAAACAAGGAGATCATCTCCTGGGTTTAACCAGGATCATAGCTCTGCGAACCCGATTGGTACTCATCAGTCCCTGATCGAGGCTAGTAACTCTTCATCTGCTATGGTTAAGCACACTCCGATAACGATTTCTGTCCTTGGTGGTGACACTCTTGATAAATTGAAGGAGGACAAAGCATTACCTGCTACTCACAGTAAACTTTTTGCTTGCACCCAATGTCCCGGGCTCTCTCTCGAGCCCTCACCATCGTCAATTAATGTAGAATATCCTCAGCATCATATGGTGCCTATTGATGGGGCTGGCCAGCTCTTGTCTGATATGGAAGCTTCAGGTGTTGTAGGGTCCCATTGGCAGCACCAAAATAAGAAATTGAAAGGATGGAAACGTCATGCCCGGGATCATGGAGCATCTATCAATAATCGAGATAGTGGGATATTTGGTTAAGAAAATGAGTTGAGGCAGGTGGGCAATAGCCTTGGTAGAAAACGGGTGCTCGAAGAGGACACTAATCCTATTGATAGTATTCCAGCGGCGGTGGTTGCTAAGCAACCCCGCCGATATCCATGAGTTGCGTCGTTTGGAATGCTCGGGGGCTTGGGAACCAACAGGCATTTCAGGAATTACAGCGGCTTATCGCTTGAAAAGAACTCCTCCCTCATATTTCTTTGTGAAACAAAATTAAAAGACTTTAATTGCAAGCGTTGGAAAGTTGTTCTGGGTTTTTCTGGGTTATTTGTAGTTAATTGTGAGGTCAGAAGTGGATGATTGATTCTGTTGTGGAAGGAGCCTTTGAATGTCACAGTGCTTTCCTATTCTTCTGGGCATATTGATAGTATAGTGTGGCGTGGGGAGAAGAGATGGAGATTTACGGGCTTTTACGGCCACCCAGAGGCGAATAACATACATATCTCTTGGACGCTCCTGCATCATCTGAGTTGCATGCATGAATTGAACAGGTTACCGTGGAACAGTGGGTGgtgattttaatgaaatttgCTTCGATACAGAAAAGCATGGGGGTAACCCACGACCCCTGGGGCAGACTAGGGCGTTCCGTGAGGTGCTTGATATTTCCAACCTCCAAGATCTCCATGCTGAGGGGGAATTCTTTACTTGGGTCAATCGTCGTGCTCATCCCAATGTTATCTTTGAAAGGATTGACAGATATGTGGCTACTTTTGAGTGGAGAATTCTTTACCCTGCTGCGAGGGTGCATAATCTGGAATTTTTTCACTCGGATCACCGACCGATTTTTATTGAGCTTGGAGGACCGCATCCCTCGCAAGCTCGGCCCTCGGCCTATATGAGATTCGAACCACATTGGGCCACAGAAGCAGACTGTTCAGATGTTATTATGAGGGGATAGAACAAGCAGAATACCTCTTGTCACTCCCTAATAGGCTGGTAAAGTGTTTGGAGCTCCTCAGGACTTGGGCAGGAGACAGGTTTCAAAAGTTGCCATTATAGATCAGAATCAAACGCAGGCAGCTGAATGCTTTGCGCACCAATGACCAGTGGGCACTAGCTGGGGATCGAATTGGGCAGTTGGAACGTGAGGTGGAGATGCTAGCTACTAAGGATGAGCTTTACTGGAAGCAGCACAGTCGGGTGAATTGGCTCTTCACACGGGGATTGGTGCTCTGACACCGGGAGTATGGCAGGAGATCGTTCAAAATTATTTCTCAGACTTGTTCTCCTCTAGTAACCCTTCGGAGGAAGACAGAGCACAGATTTTGAATCAGGTTTGCCCTATGGTTGATGATCGATTAAATTATGCCCTTCGTGCCCCTTTTACAGGAATTGAAGTTAGGAAGGCACTATTTGACATGCATCCAGATAAAGCGCCAGGGCCGGATGGAATGTTGGTGTTCTTTTTTCAGAAGTTCTGGGAAGTGATTGGGGAGGAGGTCACGATGGAgtgtttgaatattttgaatgaaggaGCCTCTCTTGAGGACTGGAATGCCACTATCGTTACTCTGATACTTAAGGTCGCGACTCCATTGACTATGAAGGACTATCGGCCTATCAGTTTGTGCAACGTTAGTTATAAAATTGTTGCTCGCGCTCTCACGAATAGATTGCGTCCCATGCTCAAACATATTGTGAATGAGTTTCAGAGTGCTTTTATCCCAGGCAGTCTGATCTCTGACaatattattttgagttttgaaacgCTGCATTAGATTAGAAGTAGAAAACAGGGACAAAAAGGCTATGCTGCTTTAAAACTTGATATGAGTAAGGCTTATGACAGAGTTGAGTGGTCTTTTCTTGAAGGCATTATGATCAGACTGGGCTTCTCTCGATGTTGGGTGGAGAAGGTTATGCGATGTGTCAGAATAGTCAAGTACTTTTCTCTCTGAATGGTGATCTGGTTGGGA encodes:
- the LOC142544216 gene encoding uncharacterized protein LOC142544216 yields the protein MQRDVLLKVGSLIGEVEEIDTLDNGYAIGRYAHIRARIDVTKPLKKAISVSVNKDSESHLFKDCEVAPAANGKLAYGDWLRATNSRGGDKTRRSSPGFNQDHSSANPIGTHQSLIEASNSSSAMVKHTPITISVLGGDTLDKLKEDKALPATHSKLFACTQCPGLSLEPSPSSINVEYPQHHMVPIDGAGQLLSDMEASGYRGTVGGDFNEICFDTEKHGGNPRPLGQTRAFREVLDISNLQDLHAEGEFFTWVNRRAHPNVIFERIDRYVATFEWRILYPAARWALAGDRIGQLEREVEMLATKDELYWKQHSREIVQNYFSDLFSSSNPSEEDRAQILNQVCPMVDDRLNYALRAPFTGIEVRKALFDMHPDKAPGPDGMLVFFFQKFWEVIGEEVTMECLNILNEGASLEDWNATIVTLILKVATPLTMKDYRPISLCNIRSRKQGQKGYAALKLDMSKAYDRVEWSFLEGIMIRLGFSRCWVEKVMRCVRIVKLQGSLLISKNLPSPSALNTNAQLAENIKSVLAIPVVHAHAVYLGLPAVSMQSKKLQFRYLVERVVKRIQGWGNKTFSVGGKETLIKSGKIICTGNLGNPCVNRNALGGLGFRQLETFNQALLAKQIWRIISEPDSLVARVLKGRYFRHQDIMEAEMGINPSSIWRALMWSRSLLAKGLCWKVGDGARINTFEDIWLPGPRTCPVPIPDYASFSKVKSLMKITSIPITLTNRKDARFWKYDQKGKYTVRDGYKAAQGLYDQPLRARPLSKRIGGSSCGLHRSLLKCPLFQSNWDTSSHALFSCPAVKSCWKSSWIWSSLKQLRHLDVFDIFLGMNEKLSKPDFELFVMRTWATWNERLRFLHDCHGKARVLDADWCENLLRDYRAARDSVTKRLKVTFDQLSKHLVCPISSPISVGCGCSL